A DNA window from Streptococcus mutans contains the following coding sequences:
- the pgfS gene encoding glycosyltransferase PgfS, with protein sequence MKLSIVVAFYNEEKMIEKTHSEISKQLQLMQPDTIDEYELVYINDGSKDKTLSLMKQMAQNDHHVRFISFSRNFGREGAILSGLKYATGDAVMLMDGDLQHPPALIPSFVAAFKEGYDVVSGQRDRKGEPKQSTFFARLFYRFANHLMDVQLTDGISEFKLFSRKAVDTILALPEYNRFSKGIFSWIGFKEKIIPYQNQVREAGESKFGFRRSMNYAFQGIISFNDKPLRICIQFGLACVGFALLYLLVMFIAYFVKPEILVSGYFTTLAAIILFSGVQLISIGVLGEYIGKIYYEVKRRPHYIVDETNIKKAKEDLVG encoded by the coding sequence ATGAAACTGTCAATCGTCGTCGCTTTTTATAATGAAGAAAAAATGATTGAGAAGACCCACAGTGAAATTTCCAAACAGCTGCAGTTAATGCAGCCAGATACTATTGATGAGTATGAGTTGGTTTATATCAATGATGGTAGTAAAGATAAAACCTTAAGTTTAATGAAACAGATGGCTCAAAACGATCATCATGTACGGTTTATCAGTTTTAGTCGTAACTTTGGTCGTGAAGGAGCTATTTTATCAGGACTAAAGTATGCAACTGGTGATGCTGTTATGTTGATGGATGGCGATTTGCAGCACCCTCCTGCTCTCATTCCAAGCTTTGTTGCAGCTTTTAAGGAAGGTTATGATGTTGTCAGCGGTCAGCGTGACCGTAAGGGAGAACCTAAACAAAGCACTTTTTTTGCAAGGTTGTTTTACCGTTTTGCTAATCATTTGATGGATGTGCAGTTAACAGATGGCATTTCTGAGTTCAAACTTTTTAGCCGTAAGGCGGTTGATACTATTTTAGCCTTACCTGAGTATAATCGTTTTTCTAAAGGAATTTTTTCATGGATTGGTTTCAAAGAAAAGATTATCCCTTATCAAAATCAAGTTCGTGAAGCAGGAGAAAGTAAATTTGGTTTTAGGCGTTCCATGAATTATGCTTTTCAAGGAATCATTTCTTTCAATGATAAACCTTTACGTATCTGTATTCAGTTTGGGCTAGCCTGCGTTGGCTTTGCTCTCTTATATCTTTTAGTGATGTTTATTGCTTATTTTGTGAAGCCAGAAATTTTAGTCAGCGGTTATTTTACAACTTTAGCAGCTATTATTCTTTTTAGTGGTGTACAGTTGATTTCCATAGGTGTTCTGGGTGAATATATTGGGAAAATTTATTATGAAGTGAAACGGCGGCCGCATTATATTGTAGATGAAACAAATATTAAGAAAGCGAAAGAGGATTTAGTGGGATGA
- the zupT gene encoding zinc transporter ZupT has protein sequence MSQHLFTAFILTALAGLSTGIGSLIAFVTKHTNKTFLSVSLGFSAGVMIYVSMIEIFPTAQTILTKAMDKKSGSWLTVLAFFGGMLLIAIIDKLIPSEENPHEIKTIEEEDQKPTKLMRMGLMTAIAIGIHNFPEGLATFISGLQDASVAIPIVIAIAIHNIPEGIAVSVPIYQATGSKKKAFTYSFLSGLAEPLGAIIGWFLLMPIMNNIVYGAIFSAVAGIMVFISLDELLPAAEEYGKHHLAIYGVISGMLIMAVSLLLFI, from the coding sequence ATGTCTCAACATTTATTTACTGCCTTTATACTTACTGCTCTTGCTGGACTCTCGACCGGAATTGGTAGTTTAATTGCTTTTGTCACCAAACATACGAATAAAACTTTTTTATCTGTTAGTTTGGGGTTTTCCGCCGGTGTCATGATTTACGTTTCTATGATTGAGATTTTTCCAACAGCTCAAACCATTTTGACTAAAGCCATGGATAAAAAAAGTGGCTCTTGGTTAACTGTTTTAGCTTTTTTTGGAGGCATGCTTTTAATTGCTATTATTGATAAATTGATTCCATCTGAAGAGAATCCCCACGAGATTAAAACTATTGAAGAAGAAGACCAAAAGCCAACTAAACTAATGCGTATGGGGCTTATGACAGCCATTGCTATTGGGATTCATAATTTCCCAGAAGGACTGGCGACTTTCATTTCTGGTTTACAAGATGCCAGTGTTGCTATTCCAATTGTCATCGCCATTGCTATTCATAATATTCCTGAGGGAATTGCCGTATCCGTTCCGATTTATCAGGCAACAGGTTCTAAGAAAAAAGCCTTTACTTATTCTTTTCTATCTGGTCTAGCTGAACCTTTAGGAGCCATTATTGGCTGGTTTCTCCTTATGCCTATTATGAATAATATTGTCTATGGGGCTATCTTTTCTGCTGTTGCTGGTATTATGGTCTTTATTTCTCTAGACGAGTTACTGCCAGCAGCAGAAGAGTATGGTAAACATCACCTTGCAATCTATGGAGTTATTTCTGGTATGCTTATCATGGCTGTTAGTCTCTTACTTTTTATTTAA
- the yaaA gene encoding peroxide stress protein YaaA, whose product MKFLIPTAKEIKEDNKPYPQHLSQKSQILVNHMNALSIEELEKSYKVSPQIAQTELLKWQDIKNGEALAYPALYLFNGLMYRHIKRQHLTVEEKAFLKEKVFITSALYGIIPALKPIVPHRLDFNTKVKIKGESLKNYWRKTYDNFVLDNPSIVSLLSSEFEAVFSPKLRNQLITLRFLENQNGQLKSHSTISKKARGAFLTQVIQQQTKTVDELKTISFNGFSYQDNLSEPLKLIFIKQSK is encoded by the coding sequence ATGAAATTTTTAATTCCCACTGCTAAAGAAATAAAAGAGGATAACAAGCCTTATCCCCAGCACTTATCTCAGAAAAGTCAAATTCTTGTTAATCATATGAACGCCTTATCTATTGAAGAGCTCGAAAAGAGCTACAAGGTCAGTCCGCAAATAGCTCAAACAGAACTACTAAAATGGCAAGACATAAAAAACGGGGAGGCTCTTGCCTACCCTGCTCTCTACTTATTTAATGGACTCATGTATCGGCATATCAAGCGCCAGCATTTGACTGTAGAAGAAAAAGCCTTTCTTAAAGAGAAAGTTTTTATCACATCAGCGCTTTATGGTATTATTCCTGCCCTGAAACCCATTGTTCCCCATCGCCTTGACTTCAATACTAAAGTAAAAATCAAGGGAGAATCTCTAAAGAACTACTGGCGCAAAACTTATGATAACTTTGTTTTGGACAATCCTAGTATTGTGTCACTGTTATCTAGTGAATTTGAAGCTGTTTTTTCACCAAAATTACGAAATCAATTGATAACTCTTAGATTTTTGGAAAATCAAAACGGTCAGTTAAAATCTCATTCCACTATTTCCAAAAAAGCACGCGGAGCCTTTTTAACACAGGTCATTCAACAACAAACAAAAACGGTAGATGAGCTGAAAACAATCAGTTTTAACGGTTTTAGCTACCAGGATAACCTATCGGAACCCTTAAAATTGATTTTTATAAAGCAGAGTAAATGA
- the nrdG gene encoding anaerobic ribonucleoside-triphosphate reductase activating protein has protein sequence MTWNTPKPGEWKSEELSKGRIIDYKAFNFVDGEGVRNSLYVAGCMFHCEGCYNVATWSFDAGIPYTQELEEQIMEDLAQPYVQGLTLLGGEPFLNTGILLPLLKRIRKELPEKDIWSWTGYTWEELMLETPDKLEMLNLLDILVDGRFDKSKKNLMLQFRGSSNQRIIDVPKSLASGQVVIWDKLNDGKQTYEQIDRDGLI, from the coding sequence ATGACTTGGAACACACCGAAACCAGGAGAGTGGAAGAGTGAAGAACTAAGTAAGGGACGTATTATTGATTATAAGGCCTTTAATTTTGTTGATGGAGAAGGCGTGCGTAATTCTCTTTATGTAGCAGGTTGCATGTTTCATTGTGAAGGCTGTTATAATGTTGCAACTTGGTCTTTTGATGCAGGAATTCCTTATACACAGGAATTGGAAGAACAGATTATGGAAGATTTAGCACAGCCTTATGTTCAAGGTTTAACGCTTTTAGGCGGAGAACCCTTTTTGAATACGGGTATTCTTTTGCCTTTACTAAAAAGGATTCGTAAAGAGCTTCCGGAGAAAGATATTTGGTCTTGGACAGGCTATACTTGGGAAGAATTAATGCTGGAAACTCCTGATAAATTAGAAATGCTTAATTTGCTTGATATTTTGGTGGATGGACGTTTTGATAAATCCAAGAAAAATCTAATGCTGCAATTCCGAGGTTCTTCCAATCAACGTATCATTGATGTGCCAAAATCGCTAGCTTCAGGTCAAGTTGTGATTTGGGATAAACTCAATGATGGCAAACAAACCTATGAACAAATTGACAGAGATGGACTGATATAG
- a CDS encoding GNAT family N-acetyltransferase, which translates to MLKLRRPTLGDKEAILDMMVEFEQLQTAHDGGFWGKTDCDCFDYDQWLQNNLDKEMGLKLPKNFVPAIQFVSFDDSGRAIGFLHIRLRLNNFLVSCGGHIGYSIRPSARGKGYAKEQLRLGLLEAKAKNIKKVLITCHNDNAASRAVILANGGVLEDIRNQIERYWIDLEGKDDLEHTETRRVEE; encoded by the coding sequence ATGTTAAAATTACGTAGACCGACTTTAGGAGATAAAGAAGCCATTTTGGATATGATGGTAGAGTTTGAACAATTGCAAACAGCTCATGACGGTGGCTTTTGGGGAAAAACTGACTGTGATTGTTTTGATTATGATCAATGGCTGCAAAACAACCTAGATAAGGAGATGGGACTTAAACTGCCTAAAAATTTTGTACCTGCGATTCAATTCGTGTCATTTGATGATAGTGGCAGGGCAATAGGTTTTTTACATATTCGTTTGCGTCTCAACAATTTTTTAGTTAGTTGCGGTGGTCACATTGGTTATTCTATTCGTCCATCGGCGCGTGGTAAAGGCTATGCTAAAGAGCAGTTGCGCTTGGGCTTATTGGAAGCTAAAGCTAAGAATATTAAAAAAGTACTGATCACCTGTCATAATGATAATGCAGCTAGTCGGGCGGTTATTTTGGCTAATGGTGGTGTTTTAGAAGATATCAGAAATCAGATAGAGCGCTATTGGATAGATTTGGAGGGGAAGGATGACTTGGAACACACCGAAACCAGGAGAGTGGAAGAGTGA
- the nrdD gene encoding anaerobic ribonucleoside-triphosphate reductase produces MIALEKENIFVKPDVIVIKRDGRHVAFDKDKIYQAIVRASNQVTELTPFIEAKLSGIADRVVAEIYERFTENIKIYEIQNIVEHELLQAGEYVIAQEYINYRAKRDFERSQATDINFTIDKLINKDQAVVNENANKDSDVFNTQRDLTAGIVGKSIGLKMLPEHVANAHLKGDIHFHDLDYSPYTPMTNCCLIDFKGMLHSGFKIGNAEVESPKSIQTATAQISQIIANVASSQYGGCSADRIDETLAPYAELNYQKHLKDAEKWVSEDKREDYAREKTKKDIYDAMQSLEYEINTLFTSNGQTPFTSLGFGLGKDWFEREIQKAILNIRIKGLGSEHRTAIFPKLIFTLKRGLNLEPETPNYDIKKLALECATKRMYPDMLSYEKIIELTGSFKVPMGCRSFLQGWKDENGVEVNSGRMNLGVVTVNLPRIALESNGNIDKFWDIFKEKMAIAKDALVYRVERVKEATPANAPILYQYGAFGKRLGKDDSVDELFKERRATVSLGYIGLYEVATVFYGGNWESNPVAKDFTIDIVRQMKDLCGKWSNEYDYHFSVYSTPSESLTDRFCRLDTEKFGIIKDITDKEYYTNSFHYDVRKNPTPFEKLDFEKDYPDAGATGGFIHYCEYPVLQQNPKALEAVWDYAYDRVGYLGTNTPIDHCYKCDFEGDFTPTERGFMCPNCGNTDPKTADVVKRTCGYLGNPQARPMVNGRHKEISARVKHMNGSTIKNPGHKA; encoded by the coding sequence ATGATTGCACTTGAGAAAGAAAATATTTTTGTAAAACCAGATGTCATCGTGATTAAACGTGATGGACGTCACGTTGCTTTTGATAAGGATAAAATTTATCAGGCTATTGTCAGGGCAAGTAATCAAGTGACAGAATTAACACCTTTTATTGAAGCAAAATTATCAGGTATTGCTGATCGTGTTGTCGCTGAGATTTATGAACGTTTTACTGAAAATATTAAAATTTATGAAATTCAAAATATTGTAGAGCATGAGCTGCTGCAGGCTGGAGAGTACGTTATCGCTCAGGAATATATTAATTACCGTGCGAAACGTGATTTTGAGCGTTCTCAGGCAACGGATATCAACTTTACCATTGATAAATTAATTAACAAGGATCAAGCTGTTGTTAACGAGAACGCCAACAAAGACAGTGATGTTTTCAATACACAGCGTGATTTAACAGCTGGTATTGTTGGAAAATCAATTGGGCTTAAAATGCTGCCAGAACATGTTGCCAATGCTCATCTTAAAGGAGATATTCATTTTCATGATTTGGACTACAGTCCTTATACACCAATGACTAACTGCTGCTTGATTGATTTTAAAGGTATGCTGCATTCGGGTTTTAAGATTGGTAATGCTGAGGTTGAAAGTCCTAAATCTATTCAAACAGCGACAGCTCAAATTTCACAAATTATTGCGAATGTCGCTTCCAGTCAGTATGGTGGCTGTTCAGCAGATCGTATTGATGAAACTTTAGCTCCTTATGCAGAATTAAATTATCAAAAGCATTTAAAAGATGCTGAAAAATGGGTCAGTGAAGATAAGCGTGAAGATTATGCGCGTGAAAAGACAAAAAAAGATATTTACGATGCTATGCAAAGTCTAGAGTATGAAATTAACACACTCTTCACATCAAATGGTCAAACACCTTTTACATCGCTTGGTTTTGGTCTTGGTAAGGATTGGTTTGAACGCGAGATTCAAAAAGCGATTCTTAACATCCGTATTAAAGGATTGGGCAGTGAACATCGTACCGCAATTTTTCCTAAATTAATTTTTACTTTGAAACGCGGATTGAACTTAGAACCAGAAACGCCCAACTATGATATTAAGAAACTAGCGCTTGAATGTGCTACTAAGCGTATGTATCCTGACATGCTGTCTTATGAAAAAATTATTGAATTAACAGGCTCGTTCAAGGTTCCTATGGGCTGCCGTTCTTTCCTTCAAGGATGGAAGGATGAAAATGGCGTTGAAGTTAATTCAGGTCGTATGAATCTTGGAGTTGTTACGGTTAATTTACCTCGTATTGCCCTTGAGTCAAATGGGAATATTGATAAGTTTTGGGATATCTTTAAGGAAAAAATGGCTATTGCTAAAGATGCCCTAGTTTATCGTGTTGAACGTGTCAAGGAGGCAACGCCGGCTAATGCTCCGATTCTTTATCAGTATGGAGCTTTTGGTAAGCGTCTTGGCAAGGATGATTCTGTTGATGAACTTTTTAAAGAACGTCGCGCCACTGTTTCACTTGGATATATTGGACTTTATGAAGTAGCGACAGTCTTCTATGGCGGTAACTGGGAATCAAATCCTGTTGCTAAGGATTTTACCATTGATATTGTTCGTCAAATGAAGGATCTTTGTGGCAAGTGGTCAAATGAATACGATTATCATTTTTCGGTTTATTCAACACCATCTGAAAGTTTAACGGATCGTTTCTGCCGTTTGGATACTGAAAAGTTTGGTATCATCAAAGATATCACTGATAAAGAATATTATACGAATTCTTTCCACTATGATGTTCGCAAAAATCCAACACCGTTTGAAAAGTTAGATTTTGAAAAAGACTATCCGGATGCAGGTGCCACAGGTGGTTTCATTCATTACTGTGAATACCCTGTTCTTCAACAAAATCCAAAAGCACTTGAAGCGGTGTGGGATTATGCTTATGATCGTGTCGGTTATCTGGGAACAAATACACCAATTGATCATTGCTATAAGTGTGATTTTGAAGGCGATTTTACACCGACAGAACGTGGTTTTATGTGCCCAAATTGTGGCAATACAGACCCTAAAACTGCTGATGTTGTTAAGAGAACGTGTGGTTATCTTGGCAACCCACAGGCTCGTCCAATGGTGAATGGCCGCCATAAGGAAATCTCAGCACGTGTCAAACACATGAATGGTTCAACCATTAAAAATCCGGGGCACAAGGCATAG
- a CDS encoding DUF1292 domain-containing protein: MSHNHEQEHDLITLVDEQGNETLFEVLLTIDGKEEFGKNYVLLVPAGAEEDADGQIEIQAYSFTENEDGTEGALQPIPEDADAEWIMIEEVFNSFLDED; this comes from the coding sequence ATGTCACATAATCATGAACAAGAGCATGATCTTATCACGCTTGTTGATGAACAGGGAAATGAAACTTTGTTCGAAGTTCTTTTGACTATTGATGGTAAAGAGGAATTTGGAAAAAATTATGTTCTCTTGGTTCCAGCGGGTGCTGAAGAAGATGCTGATGGTCAAATTGAAATTCAGGCCTATTCGTTTACTGAAAATGAAGATGGAACAGAAGGGGCTCTTCAACCTATTCCAGAAGATGCTGATGCTGAATGGATTATGATCGAAGAAGTCTTTAATAGTTTTTTAGATGAAGATTGA
- the ruvX gene encoding Holliday junction resolvase RuvX yields MRIIGLDVGSKTVGVAVSDPLGFTAQGLEIIPINEAKGEFGFDRLADLVKDYKVEKFVVGLPKNMNNTSGPRVEASQAYGKKIKELFDLPVEYQDERLTTVQAERMLVEQADVSRGKRKKVIDKLAAQLILQNYLDRMF; encoded by the coding sequence ATGAGAATAATAGGACTGGATGTTGGTTCCAAAACAGTTGGTGTTGCTGTTAGTGACCCACTGGGGTTTACAGCACAGGGTCTTGAAATTATTCCTATTAATGAGGCTAAAGGAGAGTTTGGCTTTGATCGTCTAGCTGATTTGGTTAAGGACTACAAGGTTGAAAAGTTTGTAGTTGGTTTACCTAAAAATATGAATAATACAAGTGGTCCGCGTGTTGAGGCTAGTCAGGCTTATGGTAAGAAAATCAAAGAACTTTTCGATTTACCTGTTGAATATCAGGATGAACGTTTGACGACTGTTCAAGCTGAACGAATGCTAGTTGAGCAGGCTGATGTTAGTCGCGGTAAGCGAAAAAAGGTTATTGATAAGTTGGCTGCTCAGCTGATTTTGCAAAATTATTTGGATCGTATGTTTTAA
- a CDS encoding IreB family regulatory phosphoprotein, with protein MGFTDETVRFNLDDGNKKEISETLTHVYRSLEEKGYNPINQIVGYVLSGDPAYVPRYNDARNQIRKYERDEIVEELVRYYLQGNGIDLK; from the coding sequence ATGGGATTTACAGATGAAACGGTCCGTTTTAACCTTGACGATGGTAATAAGAAGGAAATTAGCGAAACCTTGACTCATGTCTATCGTTCTTTGGAAGAAAAAGGTTATAATCCAATCAATCAAATTGTGGGTTATGTCTTAAGTGGGGATCCTGCTTATGTGCCTCGCTATAATGACGCTCGAAATCAAATTCGAAAATATGAACGTGACGAAATTGTTGAAGAATTAGTGCGTTACTATTTGCAAGGGAATGGGATTGATTTAAAATGA
- the brsR gene encoding bacteriocin genes transcriptional regulator BrsR, with product MKLKIIKDSNFKEPLLQIYTRHIDKQTQRVIDFIQQRPNIVYGYKNKCLEFIPLEKVIRIFTENKQVLIQTPTDTYLAKQRLYFFEQELGTPFIRISQGEIINIKYIKQLNLTIRGSIEVTFKNGTVSFVARRSLKRFKEQLNL from the coding sequence ATGAAATTAAAAATTATCAAGGATTCAAACTTTAAGGAACCCTTACTCCAAATCTATACACGTCATATTGATAAACAAACGCAGAGGGTGATTGATTTTATTCAACAAAGACCTAATATCGTTTATGGTTACAAAAATAAATGCTTAGAGTTTATCCCACTAGAAAAAGTGATTCGTATTTTCACGGAAAACAAACAGGTCTTAATTCAAACACCAACCGATACCTATTTAGCTAAACAAAGACTCTACTTTTTTGAGCAAGAATTAGGAACACCTTTTATTCGTATCTCCCAAGGTGAAATCATCAATATCAAATATATTAAACAATTGAATTTAACCATCCGAGGCAGCATTGAAGTGACTTTCAAAAATGGAACAGTCAGTTTCGTGGCTAGGCGAAGTTTGAAACGCTTCAAAGAACAATTAAATCTTTAA
- the brsM gene encoding bacteriocin genes regulator BrsM → MKILKQIITYSFIGIGIGSLMNYFIAIFFFPNSNPLGVPSFVQLFSSVSQATAVQLFIFALLGVLQGFASSLFKNEKLSLLTTSLIHYLFIVLPLLLAGSYLHWFYMTRKYFVFSFLLVSIIYILIYLFCYFENKKNIQKINKKLHQI, encoded by the coding sequence ATGAAAATACTCAAACAGATTATTACTTACAGTTTTATTGGTATAGGAATCGGTTCTTTAATGAATTATTTCATAGCCATCTTCTTTTTCCCAAATAGTAATCCACTTGGTGTCCCAAGTTTTGTTCAACTTTTTTCATCAGTTTCACAGGCAACAGCAGTCCAACTTTTCATTTTTGCTCTTCTAGGCGTTTTACAAGGATTTGCTAGCAGCCTCTTTAAAAATGAAAAACTCAGTCTACTAACCACAAGCTTGATTCACTATTTATTCATTGTCCTACCACTTCTCTTAGCCGGATCTTATTTACACTGGTTTTACATGACTCGGAAATATTTCGTTTTTTCTTTCCTTTTGGTTTCTATTATTTATATCCTCATTTACTTATTCTGCTATTTTGAAAATAAAAAAAACATTCAAAAAATCAATAAGAAGCTGCATCAAATATAA
- the spx gene encoding transcriptional regulator Spx produces the protein MIKIYTISSCTSCKKAKTWLNAHQLPYKEQNLAKDPLSKEEILNILSKTENGIESIVSSKNRYAKALHCNIDDLSVNEVIDLIQENPRILKSPILIDDKRLQIGYKEDDIRAFLPRSIRNVENTAARLRAAL, from the coding sequence ATGATTAAAATTTATACAATTTCAAGCTGTACAAGCTGTAAGAAAGCGAAAACATGGCTTAATGCTCATCAACTCCCTTATAAAGAACAAAACTTAGCAAAAGATCCTTTAAGTAAAGAAGAAATTTTAAATATCCTTTCAAAAACAGAAAATGGAATTGAAAGCATTGTATCCTCTAAAAACCGCTATGCTAAGGCTCTCCATTGCAATATTGATGACTTGAGTGTCAATGAAGTTATTGATCTCATTCAAGAAAATCCGCGAATTTTAAAAAGTCCGATTTTAATTGATGACAAGCGTCTTCAGATAGGTTATAAGGAAGATGATATTCGAGCTTTTTTACCGCGTTCTATTCGTAATGTTGAAAACACAGCAGCTCGTTTACGGGCAGCTTTATAA